CTAACACCCTCCCAGACTTGGGATGGCACTGATGCGGCCAGAAAGGCTCTAAGCTGTGTATACCGAACGGGCCAACGTTTTGGTGCCGTGCATATTATTAATGTCCTACGAGGTAAAATGACAGACAAAGTTTCACAGTTTAATCATCATCAAACCTCTACGTTTGGTATTGGTGAAGACCTAAGTGATAGTCAATGGCGCTCTGTTTTTCGTCAATTAGTCGCCAGAGGTTATTTGAGTGTGAACTTTGATCATGGGCAACTGTTTCTAAATGATAGGTGCAGAAGGCTTCTGAGAGGAAGCGAAACCCTTGAACTGAGGTTAGATGTCGCTGTAAAAGCAGAAAAAAACCGCACCAAGCGAGAGCGAAACCTGCCGGTTGGAGAAGAAAATTTAGTGTTATGGGAAGCATTACGAGCTTGCCGTAAAACCCTAGCAGAAGAGCAGGGTGTTCCTCCTTATGTTATTTTTCATGATGCCACGTTAAAAGCGATGATGGATGAAAAACCTGCCACTTTGCAGGCACTTGCTACAATCAGCGGTGTAGGGCAGAAAAAACTGGATAAATATGGCGCCACTTTTCTTGAAGCGGCTCGCCAGCACTATTAGCGATTCACCACTGATTTAGGGGTTGTTGTATGGATGGGTATTTATTAGCTGGCGGCGTGTTTTCTGGTGTATTGCTATTGTCTATTGGTATTTTAATAGGTCGCGTTGTTGCTCGAGCAGAGATGAAGGTTTTGGTGGCGGAACTGCAAGGACAAGTGAGCTTAAAGGAGCAACAACTGACCCAAGCTGAACTAATGTATGAGGAGCTAAATGAAAAAGAGCGGCAGTACTGGCAAGAGAAGTTGGCGTTATTAGATGAGAATAAAAATCAGCTTAAACAAGAGTTTGAGAACCTAGCCAATCAGATCTTTCAGGATAAACAAAAACACTTCTCAGAACAAAGTAAGCAAGGACTTGATGCGCTTCTCAACCCACTTAAAGATCAGCTCACAGGCTTCCGCCAAAAAATTGATGATGTATATGTTAATGAAGCAAAAGAGCGAGCATCACTAAAGGCTCAGATAGATGTACTTTATAAGCTTAATCAACGTATAACAGATGAGGCCTCTAATCTTACCAAGGCCCTTAAAGGTGATAAAAAGCTTCAAGGAACGTGGGGAGAAATACAGGTAGAGATGATACTTGAGCAATCTGGGCTTAAAAAGGGGCGAGAGTTTGAAAGAGAACCCAACTTTAAGAGTGATGATGCTAGGAATATGCGGCCTGATTTTATTATTCACCTGCCAGAAGGCAAGCATATTATTGTTGATAGCAAAGTGTCGCTAATTGATTATGCCCGCTACGTAGAAGCAGAGACCGAAGCAGAAAAAGAGCTGCATATGAAGGCCTATGTTCAATGTATTCGTGCCCACATTAAAGGGCTGAGTGGTAAGGGGTATCCGAAGTTAAAAGGTCTAAACTCCCCCGATTTTGTGTTTATGTTTTTACCTGTAGAACCAGCATTTATTACGGCTTTTGAGTACGACTCCGCTCTATTTAATGACGCCTTTGAGAGTCGGATTGTTGTAGTGACACCCACAACGTTGTTGGCAACACTTCGCACAGTCGCCAATCTTTGGTCAATAGAAAAACAAAATCAAAGTGCACGAGTGTTGGCAGATCAAGCTGCCAAGGTGTATGACAAATTAAGAGTTTTTGTTGAAAAAATGGATCGACTAGGGGGGCAACTCAATACGGTTAACGGTACTTATCGAGATGCATGGGATTCCCTACGTGAAGGGCGAGGTAATTTAGTGAGTCAAGCACAGAAGTTTCTTGATCTAGGGGTGCGCGTGAAAAAAGAGTTGCCCTCTGCAATAGTTGAAAGTAGTGACCTAGAGATTACCACAGAGTCAAATAACGAAAAATATAAAGAAAATGAGGCTGAAATAGATACATAAGCTAATCATGACTGCGCTGTCAGAGAGTTTGGTCTATTCTCTTTATATTAGAGATATTTAACATATAATAAGGTCTCTAACTAAGTATAATTGCAGGTTGAGTAGAGCATGTTAGGCTCAAAGCGTACTAGATAAATAAGGCATTATGCAAAATACCCCTCCTACATCTGAAAGCCAGCGTAAGCAAGATATCAGTGAGAAACTGTTATTGAGCTATCGTAAGCTTATTCTGGAAAGTTTGCCGCTTACCATTGAACGGGCGATAAAGGACGCTGAAGTTAAGCTGATGCTGTCGGTTAATGAATCGATGGACGGGATGTTACGCTCTGATTTCTCTATGAGTCTGCAAATGTTGGAAACAAGAAGTCATTGGTTATCTGACAAAGTATCAAAAGATGTAGTAGCGGCTCTTGCCAATATATCCGGCCAACCAGACGCAAATGATGTGTCAAACCATAAAAATATTGGGAAAAAACTCTCAGTTGTTGAAAAGGGCGACTTCGAAGATTGGTTGGCTATGAACTCGGCGATTAGACTGATTCAAGAAGACCTGGGATATGAACTTAATCGTTTATGCTTTGTATTTGAGACTATCTCAAACAGCTCTGTGAGTGTGACTGATTGCCCGGTTGGTCCGGCCAGAATCATTAGCGCCTTTCAACAAGGTTGCAGTTTAATGGAGATCCCTTCTTCTTCATACCCTATCATATACAAGGTATTGGGTAACGTACTCAAAGCAGAGTTGAAAGACATGTATGGGGTCTTACTATCAGCAGCTGCGAGATACGGTATCAGTGGCACTTCACAGACTGACACAAATTCATCCGGATCAACTTCACGAGACTCATTAAATCGGCATACGCGAGCCGGTAGCAGTTCTCATCAGCAACAAAATACTGCTCAGCAAGACCTAAATCAAGCGACTCACTCAGAGTCTAATCTTACTGATAACGCACCATTACTGACAGATGAAGAGTTGTTTGGCTCCTCTTTGAATACTGCTGGCGAGGCAGACTTTGGTAGTGCTGAACAGGGCCGTGTGGCAAATCCGCGAGCTCAGGGGGATACATACTCAACCCTTCAGGCGCTAATAAACCTTAAAGCATCTGTCTCTGGTGGTGGTGCTGTTACACTGCCGATTGATAGCAGCCGTGTTGCAAATCCAGAAACCAAGACATCCTATTATCTTCCAGATGATATTGTTGAAGCGGTTAACCAGTTGCAATCTATTCAGCTTGAAGAACTATCTGCTGAAAGCACTAATGACCAGTCGGCTGCAGTTGAAGATGGAAGCACTAACGAAAAAAGCAATAATGTAATAGACCTACCATTAAAAGATATTGTTAAGAAGCGGCTGAGCGAGAATGGTAAAGTAGGCGCTCAGATAGGCGCGAAAGATAATGAGTTGATAGATATAACCGATCGTCTTTTTGATACACTATTAGAACAAGTAGGGGTGAGTAATGTTCTAAAAAAATGGTTAAAAAGGCTTAAGTTATCGGTTCTGAAGGTCGTCTTGCTAGACGATTCGTTTTTTTCTGATCACAACCATCCTGCTAGGCAGGTGATAAATCAACTGGCTCGATTAGCAGGTACCAAGCGCACACCAAATAGAAGCGTAGAACGCTCGCTTGAGTATTTTACCGGTCGAATTATCAATGAATATACCGGCGATCTGGCGCTGTTTGAAGAGCTGTTGATAGAGATTAATCATTTAGTCTCACGACAAGAAGAAGCCTTTAAACGAAACGCTGAGCGGGTTGCCCGTGCATATGAGGGCCAGCAGCGTTTAATTGAAGCAAGAGAGAAAGTCGTCGCTCATATTGACCAACGTATACGTGGTAAAAAAATTCCTAAGGTTGTGCTCTCTCTGCTAGATGAGGGCGGGTGGCGACAGCTTATGTTGGTCACGTTGCTGAGAGAAGGGGCTGACAGCGATCGATTTAAAGAAACATTATCTGTTCTCGACCAACTGCTAGCATGGTTGGGTGAAGCGCCTGAAGGTTCCTCTTCGGTTGCTGATGGTCTTGAAAAAGATCTGGAGGCTCCCACATTTTTGACAATGATTGATCGTGAGTTAAGAGCTACTGGACAGACTACTCACAGTCGGATTATTGCAAAACTAAAGGAGTATTTGGTAGAGGGTAAAAAAGCGCGATTATACCCCGCAGAGCCATACACTTGGGTGGTAGAGACTGACCAGGAATATAGTGCAGCAGCCAGCCCTGTGGAACAGGGTGATGAGAGTATAAGTGGCAATAGCCGTTGGCATAAACGCGCCAGAATGATGGTGATCGGTGATTGGGTTGAGATTATTGATGATGATAATGTCGCGCAGCGTATGAGATTAGCCTGGTCTGGCAGTAAGTCTTTTCGGTTTGTGTTTGTTGATAGTCAGGGGATGAAGGATATTGATATATCTCTTGATGAGTTGGCAGAGCGAATGAATAACGGCAAAGCGACTCTTCTCGACAAGGAGGAAGTGCCGGTTATCGATCAAGGTCTGCATCAAATGGTGCAGTCGGTTTATGAAGATCTATCTACACAAGCCAGTTGTGACCCGTTAACTGGGTTGTTAAACCGCCAATCGTTCGAAAGAAATTTAGATCGCATAGTGGCTGACGCTATTGCTAATCAAACCCCTTATGTTGTCTGCTTCTTAGATATAGACCAGTTTAAAGTGGTCAATAACTCATATGGGCACATAGCGGGAGATCAACTGCTTAAACATGTCGCGGCAGTGGTTCGTAAATCAGCAGGAACTACGGTGACTTGTGGTCGTGTGGGCGGTAATGAATTTGGCATCATTTTCGACCGTTGTGCAATCAAAGAAGGTAAGGTGCTGTGCGATAATATTCGAGAGAATGTCGCTGAAAGCCGGTTTTTATGGCAAGACAACTCTTTGGCTGTGACCGTGAGCGCTGGTTTAACAGAGGTAGATCCCGCTTGCGACAATATTGATACAGTAATGAAAAAGGCCAGTGTGGCTTGTAATCTGTCTAAAGAGCATGGTCGCAATCGAATTACTGTTTATACACCTCAAGATAGAGATCAAGTGCATCATGATGAGATGATGACGTGGATCCAGCGAATCGATCACTCCCTTGAAGAGCTTTTAATGTTGAGATGCCAAGAAATACGGCCTGTTGCCAAAGCTCTTGGTAAACCTTCTCACTATGAAATTCTCTTGGGTGTATATGATGAAGATAAAAACCTATTGCCCCCTGTAGCGTTGATAGAAGCGGCCGAGCATTTTGGTCGAATGTCTAAAATAGACAAGTGGGTAATTCATAATACCCTGCGGTGGATGGAGAATAACGCGGCTGTCGTAGAAATGGTTGACGGCTTCTCAATTAACTTGTCGGGCACATCGATCAATGAAGAGCATTTCTTGGACTTCGTTCTTGGTGAGCTATCGGCTACTTCTGTTCCAAGGCATAAAATTTGTTTCGAAATCACAGAGACGGCAGCCATAACCAATCTGTCAGATGCTACTGATTTTATAAAAGTGCTTAGAAAAACAGGCTGTAAATTCTCACTCGATGACTTCGGAACAGGGCTGTCGTCTTACGCATATATTCAGAGGCTACCGGTTGATTACATTAAAATAGACGGTGTGTTTATTAGAAATATCGTCAATAACCAGAAAGACCAAGCCTTAGTGAAATCGATAAATGAGCTGGCACACTTTATGGGGATGGAGACCATCGCAGAGTTTGTTGAGAACGAAGAAATACTCTCTGTATTAAAACTCATTGGTGTTGATCATGCTCAGGGTTATGGCGTCAGCAGGCCTGTAGCGCTTGAAGAGGCTTTTGTTATACCGACAGCATAAGTGCTGAGAATACGTAAGTGCTGAGAATACATAATTGGCATATTTGTACGGGTAATAATGTCGCCTCTC
This genomic window from Alkalimarinus sediminis contains:
- a CDS encoding DUF1631 family protein, with the translated sequence MQNTPPTSESQRKQDISEKLLLSYRKLILESLPLTIERAIKDAEVKLMLSVNESMDGMLRSDFSMSLQMLETRSHWLSDKVSKDVVAALANISGQPDANDVSNHKNIGKKLSVVEKGDFEDWLAMNSAIRLIQEDLGYELNRLCFVFETISNSSVSVTDCPVGPARIISAFQQGCSLMEIPSSSYPIIYKVLGNVLKAELKDMYGVLLSAAARYGISGTSQTDTNSSGSTSRDSLNRHTRAGSSSHQQQNTAQQDLNQATHSESNLTDNAPLLTDEELFGSSLNTAGEADFGSAEQGRVANPRAQGDTYSTLQALINLKASVSGGGAVTLPIDSSRVANPETKTSYYLPDDIVEAVNQLQSIQLEELSAESTNDQSAAVEDGSTNEKSNNVIDLPLKDIVKKRLSENGKVGAQIGAKDNELIDITDRLFDTLLEQVGVSNVLKKWLKRLKLSVLKVVLLDDSFFSDHNHPARQVINQLARLAGTKRTPNRSVERSLEYFTGRIINEYTGDLALFEELLIEINHLVSRQEEAFKRNAERVARAYEGQQRLIEAREKVVAHIDQRIRGKKIPKVVLSLLDEGGWRQLMLVTLLREGADSDRFKETLSVLDQLLAWLGEAPEGSSSVADGLEKDLEAPTFLTMIDRELRATGQTTHSRIIAKLKEYLVEGKKARLYPAEPYTWVVETDQEYSAAASPVEQGDESISGNSRWHKRARMMVIGDWVEIIDDDNVAQRMRLAWSGSKSFRFVFVDSQGMKDIDISLDELAERMNNGKATLLDKEEVPVIDQGLHQMVQSVYEDLSTQASCDPLTGLLNRQSFERNLDRIVADAIANQTPYVVCFLDIDQFKVVNNSYGHIAGDQLLKHVAAVVRKSAGTTVTCGRVGGNEFGIIFDRCAIKEGKVLCDNIRENVAESRFLWQDNSLAVTVSAGLTEVDPACDNIDTVMKKASVACNLSKEHGRNRITVYTPQDRDQVHHDEMMTWIQRIDHSLEELLMLRCQEIRPVAKALGKPSHYEILLGVYDEDKNLLPPVALIEAAEHFGRMSKIDKWVIHNTLRWMENNAAVVEMVDGFSINLSGTSINEEHFLDFVLGELSATSVPRHKICFEITETAAITNLSDATDFIKVLRKTGCKFSLDDFGTGLSSYAYIQRLPVDYIKIDGVFIRNIVNNQKDQALVKSINELAHFMGMETIAEFVENEEILSVLKLIGVDHAQGYGVSRPVALEEAFVIPTA
- the rmuC gene encoding DNA recombination protein RmuC → MDGYLLAGGVFSGVLLLSIGILIGRVVARAEMKVLVAELQGQVSLKEQQLTQAELMYEELNEKERQYWQEKLALLDENKNQLKQEFENLANQIFQDKQKHFSEQSKQGLDALLNPLKDQLTGFRQKIDDVYVNEAKERASLKAQIDVLYKLNQRITDEASNLTKALKGDKKLQGTWGEIQVEMILEQSGLKKGREFEREPNFKSDDARNMRPDFIIHLPEGKHIIVDSKVSLIDYARYVEAETEAEKELHMKAYVQCIRAHIKGLSGKGYPKLKGLNSPDFVFMFLPVEPAFITAFEYDSALFNDAFESRIVVVTPTTLLATLRTVANLWSIEKQNQSARVLADQAAKVYDKLRVFVEKMDRLGGQLNTVNGTYRDAWDSLREGRGNLVSQAQKFLDLGVRVKKELPSAIVESSDLEITTESNNEKYKENEAEIDT